The Chitinophagaceae bacterium genome window below encodes:
- a CDS encoding helix-turn-helix domain-containing protein produces the protein MAVNILTKEDLQQFKSELLTDIKALLQEAPNKPKKWLKSYEVRELLGISPGTLQNMQENELLIGSKIGGLMFFDHDDIMQLMAKNKKPIRR, from the coding sequence ATGGCAGTAAACATTCTCACCAAAGAAGATCTTCAGCAATTCAAATCAGAACTACTTACCGACATCAAAGCACTTCTGCAGGAAGCACCCAACAAACCCAAGAAATGGCTGAAGTCCTATGAAGTCAGGGAGCTGCTCGGTATTTCACCCGGCACACTACAGAACATGCAGGAAAACGAACTACTCATCGGTTCTAAAATCGGCGGCCTCATGTTCTTCGATCACGACGACATCATGCAACTCATGGCCAAAAACAAAAAGCCCATTCGCCGCTAA
- a CDS encoding helix-turn-helix transcriptional regulator — protein MTERQKAQKEFADNLQKWLKKKGMSLHQLAAASGLEYAQVQRTANAKVNPTLYTIIRLAEGLDIHPSELLKY, from the coding sequence ATGACCGAAAGACAAAAGGCACAAAAGGAGTTTGCAGATAACCTGCAGAAATGGCTGAAGAAAAAAGGCATGAGCCTTCACCAGCTTGCCGCAGCATCCGGCTTAGAATATGCCCAGGTCCAAAGAACTGCAAATGCCAAGGTCAATCCAACGCTCTACACCATCATTCGCCTCGCCGAAGGACTTGACATTCATCCTTCGGAATTGTTGAAATATTAA